In Ctenopharyngodon idella isolate HZGC_01 chromosome 20, HZGC01, whole genome shotgun sequence, the following proteins share a genomic window:
- the ppm1ab gene encoding protein phosphatase, Mg2+/Mn2+ dependent, 1Ab, translating to MGAFLDKPKMEKHNAHGEGNGLRYGLSSMQGWRVEMEDAHTAVMGLPYGLGLWSFFAVYDGHAGSQVARYCCEHLLEHITSNPDFRGGCSGGADLVAAEPSVESVKCGIRTGFLQIDEHMRAMSERKHGADRSGSTAVGVMISPHHFYFINCGDSRALLSRKGRVHFFTQDHKPCNPLEKERIQNAGGSVMIQRVNGSLAVSRALGDFDYKCVHGKGPTEQLVSPEPEVYEIERSDAEDEFVVLACDGIWDVMANEELCDFVRSRLEVTDDLERVCNEIVDTCLYKGSRDNMSVVLVCFPGAPKVNPEAVKREAELDKYLQNREGGACKKANK from the exons ATGGGTGCGTTCTTAGACAAGCCAAAGATGGAGAAGCACAATGCTCACGGGGAGGGGAACGGCCTCCGTTATGGACTCAGCAGTATGCAGGGATGGCGTGTGGAGATGGAGGACGCACACACTGCTGTGATGGGGCTACCTTACGGCCTCGGCCTGTGGTCCTTTTTTGCCGTTTACGATGGGCACGCAGGCTCTCAGGTTGCCCGTTACTGCTGTGAGCATCTGCTGGAACATATTACCAGCAACCCAGACTTCAGGGGAGGGTGCTCAGGAGGTGCGGATTTAGTTGCTGCCGAGCCCTCAGTGGAGAGTGTGAAATGTGGAATCCGCACAGGCTTCCTGCAAATCGACGAGCACATGCGGGCCATGTCCGAACGCAAGCATGGTGCTGACCGCAGTGGCTCTACGGCGGTGGGTGTGATGATTTCCCCTCATCATTTCTATTTCATCAACTGCGGTGACTCCAGAGCCTTGCTGAGCCGCAAGGGTCGCGTTCACTTCTTCACCCAGGACCACAAGCCGTGTAACCCTCTGGAAAAGGAGAGAATCCAGAATGCAGGTGGTTCTGTTATGATCCAGAGGGTCAACGGCTCCCTCGCCGTCTCCCGCGCTCTTGGCGACTTCGACTATAAGTGCGTCCATGGGAAAGGCCCCACTGAGCAGCTGGTGTCCCCAGAGCCAGAAGTGTATGAGATCGAACGCTCTGATGCCGAGGATGAATTTGTGGTGCTGGCCTGCGATGGTATATGGGACGTCATGGCCAATGAAGAACTGTGTGATTTTGTGCGCTCGCGCTTGGAAGTGACAGACGACCTGGAGAGAGTGTGTAATGAGATTGTGGACACCTGCTTGTACAAG GGTAGTCGAGACAACATGAGTGTGGTGCTGGTATGTTTTCCTGGTGCCCCAAAAGTCAACCCAGAAGCCGTGAAGCGAGAGGCAGAGCTAGATAAGTACCTGCAGAACAGAGAGGGTGGAGCATGTAAAAAGgcgaataaataa